A single region of the Salicibibacter cibi genome encodes:
- a CDS encoding ABC transporter permease gives MTIFTFALKRIFKDKTNLIFLTMFPVAAIFLPEPDVWPLLPFGYHYFGVLILFVAIRLTGILVEDRQKGVLKRLAAAPVTHFQYLFQNLLAFAVILIAQCMFIIAGGVIYGHDLYEPLLLLILFIVFSFTAIALSLAWNSLYRNKETSFLVFMCVIILMAMLGGIMFPIEMLPDILEKIAVIFPTYWLAEGLDWVVMGEDTADFLLINGVLLLYTLLFLIIGSIRRIG, from the coding sequence ATGACGATTTTTACATTTGCCCTTAAACGTATTTTCAAAGACAAGACGAACCTTATTTTTCTCACGATGTTTCCCGTCGCAGCCATCTTCCTGCCGGAACCGGATGTTTGGCCATTGTTGCCGTTCGGCTATCATTACTTTGGTGTCTTGATTCTTTTCGTTGCCATCAGACTCACCGGAATTTTGGTCGAAGATCGGCAGAAAGGCGTTTTGAAACGATTAGCGGCAGCGCCGGTCACTCATTTTCAATATCTGTTTCAGAATTTACTCGCCTTTGCTGTGATCCTCATCGCCCAATGTATGTTCATAATCGCAGGGGGCGTCATTTATGGACATGACCTGTATGAACCTTTACTGCTGTTGATCCTATTTATCGTCTTCAGTTTCACGGCCATCGCTTTGAGTCTTGCCTGGAACTCGCTGTATCGCAACAAAGAAACATCCTTTCTTGTATTCATGTGCGTCATCATTCTCATGGCAATGCTTGGAGGCATCATGTTTCCCATCGAAATGTTACCGGATATCCTTGAAAAGATCGCCGTCATTTTTCCAACCTATTGGCTTGCCGAAGGCCTGGATTGGGTGGTGATGGGAGAGGACACAGCGGATTTCTTGCTCATCAATGGCGTTTTATTGCTCTATACATTGCTTTTCCTGATTATCGGCAGTATACGCAGAATCGGCTGA
- a CDS encoding ABC transporter permease, with the protein MKELYTMRFTAMRLMRAWVVLLLLFAVPLVLITLLSVVMGDAQEDGMLLRDEINVMMVLAFQLFGGSVTMNYIHEDFFTERRYRIQSLPLNTSVYGFTIMLVGTLYSIVLGTILVGYATLAWNVDWGNIAWSILIIALMATLSSIVCLIFTFSVKKFNIAERLSEVYGVGAILLAGLIFPMPDHALINWVNEYINPIMLAYEAIDAYRNANLGDAWMNAGLLVGLIVITFAIMLLIGRKRIP; encoded by the coding sequence GAACTTTACACGATGCGATTTACCGCCATGAGGCTCATGCGCGCTTGGGTTGTATTGTTGCTCCTGTTTGCCGTGCCGCTCGTGCTTATTACCCTCTTGTCCGTCGTAATGGGAGATGCCCAAGAAGATGGCATGCTGCTCCGGGATGAAATCAATGTGATGATGGTCCTCGCTTTTCAACTGTTTGGCGGCTCGGTCACCATGAATTACATTCACGAGGACTTCTTCACCGAACGCCGCTATCGTATTCAATCGCTACCGCTGAATACGAGCGTTTACGGTTTCACCATCATGCTTGTCGGCACCCTGTATTCCATTGTTTTAGGTACGATTTTGGTCGGCTATGCGACACTCGCCTGGAACGTCGATTGGGGAAATATCGCTTGGTCGATTTTGATCATCGCCCTCATGGCGACACTCTCAAGCATTGTGTGCCTGATATTCACTTTTTCCGTGAAAAAATTTAATATTGCGGAACGACTGAGTGAAGTTTACGGCGTCGGGGCGATTTTACTCGCCGGTTTAATTTTCCCAATGCCCGATCACGCTTTGATCAACTGGGTAAATGAGTACATCAATCCGATCATGCTTGCTTATGAAGCGATTGATGCTTACAGAAATGCAAATCTCGGAGATGCCTGGATGAACGCGGGACTTCTCGTCGGACTTATCGTTATCACCTTTGCAATTATGTTACTCATTGGACGGAAACGGATACCATGA